Proteins from a genomic interval of Trifolium pratense cultivar HEN17-A07 linkage group LG6, ARS_RC_1.1, whole genome shotgun sequence:
- the LOC123890783 gene encoding putative E3 ubiquitin-protein ligase LIN isoform X4 has translation MASSLEDLLREEGFKGSSKRVQRSRSSFHHGASSDPLHSLEERLCVSSSERIKTQKTKSKAASRYQINNTRDNKNTRSRDNNNVFIGNEINHGLLKNDESEKNKSYNSSESDSGFEDVYSDQVSDVKRGKDKYFKEKLVEKPIKDSYMLRQLSGNRKNIKYQKNSQTISNSNSKSFENSRNKNSHQLQADSSLAIDEIAVKALVSILNGYTESFLKDEDFRSALRHNCFSSLNFIQLEEEENNSETKVITSLEQAIDCIEKTACEEEPKSATNLKRATMQLSIIAGLSLNDLKHDLTCGIPNFKLSACAHLYLSVVYMIQIKNKVSAKHLLQVFCDSPFQARTILLPELWERLFSPQFSHLKKWYNNKEGEIVVDTPSRKPRKLKILQKVYNENLDSGTQIFALYYKDWLSEGVETPTIPSIGIPSFSVTSRQGSSFAHSFESASSNEPFSPQAMVSKKLYDSFFGGYSKPQVYVVDEDKDEDSYENCERGSYGSTVVKKTVIYESETVKFIDQSDEDFTPSVPVHAFHPQKGTSRTAAEEWKEKNSRNATRKYFSIETNLNSHIVDPLPHEKANEISLRKMQTNMINPTLEGSYFPSIPQEFICPLTRKIFEEPVTLESGQTFERKAIKAWFQKGNRTCPVTGNSLECVFMPFTNLILKRLIDNWKSEDFDRLLDFASQTVENSEELKLKKHDEATVFKLQSLFSSLKEEEKSSYAKHIISLGVFSFLFRRFELGNMEEKSLVLEILLNCIQADSSCIYKIARSVNRKFLLELLHSKEITPRTNAFLFLTELLSMKRRKDVTSFISGLVSEDVFSTMDIVLMYLKNSSPIEKPLIAVLLLHFDLPVEQHQKISIYIENAVNAIAEALDASLNDGNVQKKCCRALLILCGHFSSTGKIPTKTTILKQAGYNNGISELKSPSHDEEDQRFDITISSEDDEEEEERHEEFMMNLLETLVGDGESPFLKSISRCLDSTHVDLVRASLITVTWLSSSLSKQYNAGLHLPAFLAIISQLKGILQNGELELKTLASMSLFNFSKISEHF, from the exons ATGGCCTCATCTTTGGAGGACCTTCTTCGAGAAGAAGGATTCAAAGGAAGCAGCAAAAGAGTGCAAAGGTCAAGATCTTCCTTCCACCATGGTGCTTCAAGTGATCCACTTCACTCTTTAGAAGAGAGACTCTGTGTATCATCAAGTGAAAGAATCAAAACACAGAAAACAAAGTCTAAAGCAGCCTCAAGATATCAGATTAACAATACAAGAgacaataagaacacaagatcaagggataataataatgtttttatAGGAAACGAGATAAATCACGGACTGTTGAAAAACGATGAATCTGAGAAGAACAAGTCTTATAATTCATCAGAGAGTGATAGTGGATTTGAAGATGTTTATTCAGATCAAGTATCTGATGTGAAAAGAGGCAAAGACAAGTATTTTAAGGAAAAATTGGTTGAAAAGCCAATCAAGGATTCATATATGCTTAGACAATTGAGTGgaaatagaaagaatataaaataccaaaaaaattccCAAACTATATCTAATAGTAATAGCAAAAGCTTTGAGAATAGCAGGAACAAAAATAGCCATCAATTGCAAGCTGATTCTAGTCTGGCTATTGATGAAATTGCTGTGAAAGCACTAGTTTCCATTCTGAATGGATACACAGAAAGTTTCCTAAAAGACGAAGATTTTCGATCTGCGTTGCGCCACAATTGTTTCTCCTCCTTGAATTTTATTCAACTTGAGGAGGAAGAAAACAATTCTGAGACCAAAGTGATTACAAGTCTTGAGCAAGCAATTGACTGCATAGAAAAAACTGCTTGCGAGGAAGAACctaaatctgcaacaaatctgaAAAGAGCAACAATGCAGCTTAGCATTATTGCAGGTTTGAGTTTGAATGATCTCAAGCACGATCTTACGTGCGGAATACCGAATTTCAAGTTATCAGCTTGTGCTCATCTTTACCTCAGTGTGGTTTATatgatacaaataaaaaataaagtttcgGCTAAGCATCTTTTGCAAGTCTTTTGTGATTCGCCTTTTCAGGCACGAACAATATTGTTGCCTGAACTTTGGGAACGTCTATTTTCTCCGCAATTTTCTCATTTGAAGAAATGGTATAACAACAAGGAAGGTGAAATTGTTGTAGATACACCAAGCAGAAAACCAAGAAAGTTAAAGATTCTTCAAAAAGTGTATAATGAAAATTTGGATTCAGGAACTCAAATTTTTGCTTTATATTACAAAGATTGGCTCAGTGAAGGAGTAGAAACTCCAACTATTCCTTCTATTGGAATTCCATCATTTTCTGTTACGAGTCGACAG GGAAGTTCATTTGCTCATTCTTTTGAGTCTGCTAGCTCAAATGAACCATTCTCACCACAAGCAATGGTCAGCAAGAAGCTATATGATTCTTTCTTTGGTGGATATAGTAAACCTCAAGTCTATGTTGTTGATGAAGATAAGGATGAAGATAGTTATGAAAATTGTGAGAGAGGCTCTTATGGTTCAACTGTCGTTAAAAAAACAGTAATATATGAATCCGAAACTGTTAAATTTATTGATCAAAGTGATGAAGATTTCACTCCAAGTGTTCCGGTTCATGCATTCCATCCT CAGAAAGGAACATCAAGGACAGCTGCAGAAGAATGGAAAGAGAAGAATTCCAGAAATGCTACTAGAAAATATTTCTCCATAGAAACTAATTTAAACAGTCACATAGTTGATCCTCTACCACATGAAAAAGCAAATGAAATTTCTCTCAGAAAGATGCAGACAAATATGATAAACCCTACTCTTGAAG GATCATATTTTCCAAGCATACCACAGGAATTTATTTGTCCACTGACAAGAAAGATCTTCGAGGAACCAGTCACCTTAGAATCTGGTCAAACCTTTGAAAGAAAAGCCATCAAGGCATGGTTTCAAAAAGGAAACAGAACATGTCCAGTAACAGGAAATAGTTTAGAGTGTGTTTTCATGCCATTTACCAACCTTATTTTGAAGCGTTTGATCGATAACTGGAAGTCAGAAGATTTTGATCGCCTTCTTGATTTCGCCTCTCAAACCGTGGAAAATTCAGAGGAACTTAAGTTGAAAAAGCATGACGAGGCTACCGTTTTCAAGTTACAAAGTCTTTTCTCTTCCTTGAAAGAAGAGGAAAAATCAAGTTATGCGAAGCATATAATCTCTCTAGGagttttttcatttctttttagGAGATTTGAACTGGGAAATATGGAAGAAAAATCACTTGTTTTGGAGATCTTGTTAAATTGTATTCAAGCAGACTCAAGTTGCATATACAAGATAGCTAGAAGTGTCAACAGAAAATTTCTTCTCGAGCTTCTTCATAGCAAGGAGATTACACCTAGAACAAACGCATTTCTCTTCCTTACTGAACTTTTGTCAATGAAGAG GAGAAAGGATGTTACTTCTTTCATAAGTGGTTTGGTGAGTGAAGATGTATTTAGTACAATGGATATTGTGCTCATGTATCTCAAGAATTCTTCTCCAATTGAAAAGCCTCTCATTGCTGTTCTCTTATTACACTTTGATCTACCG GTTGAGCAGCATCAAAAGATTAGCATATACATAGAGAATGCCGTGAATGCCATTGCAGAGGCACTGGATGCCAGCTTAAATGACGGGAATGTCCAAAAGAAGTGTTGCAGAGCTCTATTAATCTTGTGTGGCCATTTTTCTTCCACTGGAAAGATACCAACCAAGACTACCATCTTAAAGCAAGCAGGTTATAATAATGGTATCTCAGAATTGAAATCCCCTAGCCATGATGAAGAGGATCAACGTTTCGATATAACCATTTCATCG gaagatgatgaagaagaagaagaaaggcaTGAAGAGTTCATGATGAACTTGTTAGAAACATTGGTTGGTGATGGAGAAAGTCCATTTTTGAAGAGCATATCTAGATGTTTAGATTCTACACATGTAGATTTAGTGAGGGCTAGTCTAATAACTGTTACATGGTTGAGTTCCTCACTTTCTAAACAATATAATGCTGGATTGCATCTTCCTGCATTCTTAGCTATCATCTCTCAGCTTAAAGGAATCCTGCAAAATGGAGAACTTGAGCTCAAAACTCTTGCATCTATGTCCTTGTTTAACTTCAGTAAAATATCAG AACACTTTTGA
- the LOC123890783 gene encoding putative E3 ubiquitin-protein ligase LIN-1 isoform X5, with the protein MASSLEDLLREEGFKGSSKRVQRSRSSFHHGASSDPLHSLEERLCVSSSERIKTQKTKSKAASRYQINNTRDNKNTRSRDNNNVFIGNEINHGLLKNDESEKNKSYNSSESDSGFEDVYSDQVSDVKRGKDKYFKEKLVEKPIKDSYMLRQLSGNRKNIKYQKNSQTISNSNSKSFENSRNKNSHQLQADSSLAIDEIAVKALVSILNGYTESFLKDEDFRSALRHNCFSSLNFIQLEEEENNSETKVITSLEQAIDCIEKTACEEEPKSATNLKRATMQLSIIAGLSLNDLKHDLTCGIPNFKLSACAHLYLSVVYMIQIKNKVSAKHLLQVFCDSPFQARTILLPELWERLFSPQFSHLKKWYNNKEGEIVVDTPSRKPRKLKILQKVYNENLDSGTQIFALYYKDWLSEGVETPTIPSIGIPSFSVTSRQGSSFAHSFESASSNEPFSPQAMVSKKLYDSFFGGYSKPQVYVVDEDKDEDSYENCERGSYGSTVVKKTQKGTSRTAAEEWKEKNSRNATRKYFSIETNLNSHIVDPLPHEKANEISLRKMQTNMINPTLEGSYFPSIPQEFICPLTRKIFEEPVTLESGQTFERKAIKAWFQKGNRTCPVTGNSLECVFMPFTNLILKRLIDNWKSEDFDRLLDFASQTVENSEELKLKKHDEATVFKLQSLFSSLKEEEKSSYAKHIISLGVFSFLFRRFELGNMEEKSLVLEILLNCIQADSSCIYKIARSVNRKFLLELLHSKEITPRTNAFLFLTELLSMKRRKDVTSFISGLVSEDVFSTMDIVLMYLKNSSPIEKPLIAVLLLHFDLPVEQHQKISIYIENAVNAIAEALDASLNDGNVQKKCCRALLILCGHFSSTGKIPTKTTILKQAGYNNGISELKSPSHDEEDQRFDITISSEDDEEEEERHEEFMMNLLETLVGDGESPFLKSISRCLDSTHVDLVRASLITVTWLSSSLSKQYNAGLHLPAFLAIISQLKGILQNGELELKTLASMSLFNFSKISEHF; encoded by the exons ATGGCCTCATCTTTGGAGGACCTTCTTCGAGAAGAAGGATTCAAAGGAAGCAGCAAAAGAGTGCAAAGGTCAAGATCTTCCTTCCACCATGGTGCTTCAAGTGATCCACTTCACTCTTTAGAAGAGAGACTCTGTGTATCATCAAGTGAAAGAATCAAAACACAGAAAACAAAGTCTAAAGCAGCCTCAAGATATCAGATTAACAATACAAGAgacaataagaacacaagatcaagggataataataatgtttttatAGGAAACGAGATAAATCACGGACTGTTGAAAAACGATGAATCTGAGAAGAACAAGTCTTATAATTCATCAGAGAGTGATAGTGGATTTGAAGATGTTTATTCAGATCAAGTATCTGATGTGAAAAGAGGCAAAGACAAGTATTTTAAGGAAAAATTGGTTGAAAAGCCAATCAAGGATTCATATATGCTTAGACAATTGAGTGgaaatagaaagaatataaaataccaaaaaaattccCAAACTATATCTAATAGTAATAGCAAAAGCTTTGAGAATAGCAGGAACAAAAATAGCCATCAATTGCAAGCTGATTCTAGTCTGGCTATTGATGAAATTGCTGTGAAAGCACTAGTTTCCATTCTGAATGGATACACAGAAAGTTTCCTAAAAGACGAAGATTTTCGATCTGCGTTGCGCCACAATTGTTTCTCCTCCTTGAATTTTATTCAACTTGAGGAGGAAGAAAACAATTCTGAGACCAAAGTGATTACAAGTCTTGAGCAAGCAATTGACTGCATAGAAAAAACTGCTTGCGAGGAAGAACctaaatctgcaacaaatctgaAAAGAGCAACAATGCAGCTTAGCATTATTGCAGGTTTGAGTTTGAATGATCTCAAGCACGATCTTACGTGCGGAATACCGAATTTCAAGTTATCAGCTTGTGCTCATCTTTACCTCAGTGTGGTTTATatgatacaaataaaaaataaagtttcgGCTAAGCATCTTTTGCAAGTCTTTTGTGATTCGCCTTTTCAGGCACGAACAATATTGTTGCCTGAACTTTGGGAACGTCTATTTTCTCCGCAATTTTCTCATTTGAAGAAATGGTATAACAACAAGGAAGGTGAAATTGTTGTAGATACACCAAGCAGAAAACCAAGAAAGTTAAAGATTCTTCAAAAAGTGTATAATGAAAATTTGGATTCAGGAACTCAAATTTTTGCTTTATATTACAAAGATTGGCTCAGTGAAGGAGTAGAAACTCCAACTATTCCTTCTATTGGAATTCCATCATTTTCTGTTACGAGTCGACAG GGAAGTTCATTTGCTCATTCTTTTGAGTCTGCTAGCTCAAATGAACCATTCTCACCACAAGCAATGGTCAGCAAGAAGCTATATGATTCTTTCTTTGGTGGATATAGTAAACCTCAAGTCTATGTTGTTGATGAAGATAAGGATGAAGATAGTTATGAAAATTGTGAGAGAGGCTCTTATGGTTCAACTGTCGTTAAAAAAACA CAGAAAGGAACATCAAGGACAGCTGCAGAAGAATGGAAAGAGAAGAATTCCAGAAATGCTACTAGAAAATATTTCTCCATAGAAACTAATTTAAACAGTCACATAGTTGATCCTCTACCACATGAAAAAGCAAATGAAATTTCTCTCAGAAAGATGCAGACAAATATGATAAACCCTACTCTTGAAG GATCATATTTTCCAAGCATACCACAGGAATTTATTTGTCCACTGACAAGAAAGATCTTCGAGGAACCAGTCACCTTAGAATCTGGTCAAACCTTTGAAAGAAAAGCCATCAAGGCATGGTTTCAAAAAGGAAACAGAACATGTCCAGTAACAGGAAATAGTTTAGAGTGTGTTTTCATGCCATTTACCAACCTTATTTTGAAGCGTTTGATCGATAACTGGAAGTCAGAAGATTTTGATCGCCTTCTTGATTTCGCCTCTCAAACCGTGGAAAATTCAGAGGAACTTAAGTTGAAAAAGCATGACGAGGCTACCGTTTTCAAGTTACAAAGTCTTTTCTCTTCCTTGAAAGAAGAGGAAAAATCAAGTTATGCGAAGCATATAATCTCTCTAGGagttttttcatttctttttagGAGATTTGAACTGGGAAATATGGAAGAAAAATCACTTGTTTTGGAGATCTTGTTAAATTGTATTCAAGCAGACTCAAGTTGCATATACAAGATAGCTAGAAGTGTCAACAGAAAATTTCTTCTCGAGCTTCTTCATAGCAAGGAGATTACACCTAGAACAAACGCATTTCTCTTCCTTACTGAACTTTTGTCAATGAAGAG GAGAAAGGATGTTACTTCTTTCATAAGTGGTTTGGTGAGTGAAGATGTATTTAGTACAATGGATATTGTGCTCATGTATCTCAAGAATTCTTCTCCAATTGAAAAGCCTCTCATTGCTGTTCTCTTATTACACTTTGATCTACCG GTTGAGCAGCATCAAAAGATTAGCATATACATAGAGAATGCCGTGAATGCCATTGCAGAGGCACTGGATGCCAGCTTAAATGACGGGAATGTCCAAAAGAAGTGTTGCAGAGCTCTATTAATCTTGTGTGGCCATTTTTCTTCCACTGGAAAGATACCAACCAAGACTACCATCTTAAAGCAAGCAGGTTATAATAATGGTATCTCAGAATTGAAATCCCCTAGCCATGATGAAGAGGATCAACGTTTCGATATAACCATTTCATCG gaagatgatgaagaagaagaagaaaggcaTGAAGAGTTCATGATGAACTTGTTAGAAACATTGGTTGGTGATGGAGAAAGTCCATTTTTGAAGAGCATATCTAGATGTTTAGATTCTACACATGTAGATTTAGTGAGGGCTAGTCTAATAACTGTTACATGGTTGAGTTCCTCACTTTCTAAACAATATAATGCTGGATTGCATCTTCCTGCATTCTTAGCTATCATCTCTCAGCTTAAAGGAATCCTGCAAAATGGAGAACTTGAGCTCAAAACTCTTGCATCTATGTCCTTGTTTAACTTCAGTAAAATATCAG AACACTTTTGA